DNA from Vulpes vulpes isolate BD-2025 chromosome 9, VulVul3, whole genome shotgun sequence:
TTTAGCAGGCTTTAGAGAGAATTGCCAAGGCAGTCTCCAAGATGGGAGCCTGGGTAGCATGGGGAAGAACTGTCCTTTCTGTGCCAATTTGCCATGTGTCAGGCTGGAGCACACGGTGGAATTGTGCCAGGGTTTTCTGTGCCCATGTTCTTGTTGCCTTTCCTGTCATGTTTCCTGACGCGTTGGAGGCTTTGCTTCTCTGTTGGAATTTAGAAGGCTATTATAGGCTGTCCCCTATACCTACAGCACAGACAGGGTGAGACATCAGGGTTCCACAGTGTCCACTGTTGGAAGTATTACCTGGCAGTATGGGTATTCCACCTCCTGGGTAGGGTCACAAGCACACGTGTATACCTTCCAGTCAACTTTCCCACCTCCCCTCAAAGTGAGGTCCAAAAGGGTTTGTCCATTGGAACCAGTAGGCTCTGGCTTGTGTCCTATACACATACGCTGTTCCTCCTCTTTTCTGCAAGCACTTGGTATGTTCCTGCTCTAACACGGGTCCTGCTGGCTTTGGGGTAGGAGAACATTAGTCAGGAAGGATGGGCTGACCTAAGTTGGCCCTGCTTCCCAGATTGAGATCCAACATAGGTGCTTGAGTTCCAGCATTCCCCTTCAACCCTTGCCAAGAGACTCAAAACACCTAAcaaggagagaaggaagtaaTAACCCTCTCCTTGGATGTGATGCTAGTGTCCACATCCAAGTGACTTACCCTTCCACCCATCTTCCTTGGGTTACCAGCTTTGCCCATGCTTAGGCACCACCCTTAGAATCATTCCTGAGCCTGGCCTGCTGGGCAGTCTGCCAGACACCCTACTGGCATTCTCAGCCTGGAATTGCCCTATGAAGAGAAGGCTCTATATAGCCTTTGAATCCTCCTTCTGATGGCAGATTGGGCCCTGTCCAGTCCCTGCACAGGATTCTGAGAGAAGTCTGGGTGGTAGGAGGAGTCAGCTTCATGGGGAAATGTATAGGGCATGAGCCAAATCCAAACCCAAAGTGACTTGTCATCTTTCCTCTGGCTCCAGGCAACTGGCCCTGAAGGCCCTCAATGAGCGGCTGAAGAGAGTGGAGGACCAGTCCGTCTGGCCTAGCATGGATGACGATGAAGAGGAGGCAGGGGCCAAGGTGGATAGCCCCCTACCCTCAGACAAGGCCCCCACACTCCCTGGGAAGGCGGCTGCCCCAGAATCCAGCCTGATCACCTTCGAGGCAGCTCCCCCGAAGCTGTAACTCCAGACCACCTTGAGTATAGCACCTCCTCTCCCAAGCCCCCCTTGACACCTCTCAGCTACTCCAGGGCACTGACTGCtctgaggagagggaagaaggccTGCTGGGGGTTTCCACAGCCTTCTGCTATTTCTCGCCAACACTACCCGGGACTCTTGCTATCTGGTTCCAACTCCAGACAACCACTATGCCAGGCATCAGCCAGCCCAGGCCATCTGAGGTAAGACTGTACCTCAGCAGAGAGCCCCAAGCAAGTGGCTGCAGGGACACTGGTGCCACAGCTCCTGGGCCAACCCTTATGCCTCATACTGGTTGCCAAgagccctgagccaaggcaagGATTTGCCAAAAACATTCTGGGGGTCCAGCCAGCGCAGGGCTGCAATTCCCTGCCCACTCTCAGAAAGACTATGTTCATGTGAAGATTTCTGATTCCCTCTGCTGTGGTGGCTATGGCTGCTTCTGGGCCAGAAGAGCCACAGCTCCCAAGTATTTTCTACAGGACCACTTGAGTGGGCAGCCATGCCCAGCCTCGCAGTATCAATAAAGCAGTTCTTTGAGGTATGGCTCCTGAGCTCTGTCAGACCAACTCATGCAGCCCCCTCATCATGTTCAACTACAAAGTTAGGGACTTTAGGTTCTAGGGCTTGGTCTCCATGGCAACTCCAGCTCAATAAGAAGCCTATTGCCCCCACTCCCCCTACCACCACATGCCTACCATTAAATAACCTTCCCAGAGCTATCACTTTAAAtccctactcattttctctccctgatTCCCAGTCAGGAAGGCCCTGCCCAGATCTGATGGTTGAGGGCCCCTCTATCCTAAAGAGCTGCTATTGATGGCTCATGCCAAAAACAGAGTGCTCAGTGCTTGACGCCTATGGAAATAGCCCATCCCCAACTCCGTATCTTGTCGTCCACATCTAACCACCACAGTCTAGAGATGCCAGCACAGCGGGCAGCTGGGAGACTGAAGGGACACACAGCTGTACCATTCACAGCTATAGCTCTAGGGCCCTGGTGGCAGAGGCCACTCAGCAGCCAGATCCTGGGAGCTTGCATCCTGGGAGAGCTTCAGCCCCTCAGTGAGTGGTCAGGGACAGGGTTCCCCATCCTGCCCAGCTGCATGTTTTTTCATGCATTAGCAAGAACTATCCCCGACTCTAAGCTGTTCCTCCCATCCAGTCTTttcagtcattcttttttatttattttttctctcctgtaaTTTCTGGACATACCAGTACAAGTACGAGTTGAGTTGCTGGGGAAGTAGCCTTGCAACCCCAATTTCATCCAGACACATCATCTGTAAGCTCCTCTGGGACAGtacagaaggaaaggggaagCACTCCAGGATGAGGAGCAACCAAAAATGTCACACACAAGACTCCTACTCTAGACTGCCCCAGTGCCTGAGGTGTCCCCATGACTTAGCTGAAAGAGTCCAGGAGGTTCCAGCCCCAGCTACTACACTGAGAGGCAAATCCAGGCTTCTAGGCTGGGAAGAGCTCACGGCTGGATCCTTTTGCGATACAGGTAGGCATTGCTCACCTGATTCATGATGACCAAGCTGGTAATGACAGGGCAGAGCACAGCCAGATACCAGACCCCACCAGTGACCGTGGCGGTGAACCACAGTGAACACATGCCCAACAAAAGGCTGGCAGTGCCCAAAAGGTAGCCTACTAGCCCAGAAGTGGCATGGTATAGCTTGAGCTTAGCCAGGGGCCATCGGGGTAGCAGTTTAGGGTAGAGCAGCCCCACCCCACCTGAGCATTGCAACCCCGCCCATAGCACAGCTATCAGCCCTGCCCGCCCATGCCACGTGGCCAGGTGGGCTTTGCCAAGCTGTTCCTTGTGGAGGATGACAAGACCTAGGCCCAGCAGTGCACACAGCAGGGCCAGCAGCTGCAGAACCCAGTGGCAGCGTGCTCGGCCCTTCCGTGAGAGGGAGCGCAGCAGCGAACTCTCAGGAGAGAACACCAGCAGTGCTTCAGTCATCAGGAAAGAGAACTGGGGAGATAGGGATGGGAAACGAAGTTAGGGTGCtgcccagcagaagaaaaaagagatttagATAACTTTCTAAACTGCCAGTCATTCTGGGCAGAGTTCACCTCTACATTCTCTCCCCAATGACAAGAGTATCCATTGGGTGGGGCAGGAGTGAGGAACTCCATCAGGGACAGAACATCTGCCCAAAAAAACTGGCAAGAGGTATGCACCTCTCCACACTCCTTCCTAGGTGGTATTTTGAAATGTCATCTCTGCTATATTACCCAGCAAACACAAGGTTTGAGATGTGGCAGTTATAAATGATTCACAAGCTTTGTTTCCTTGAACGGAGCTAGATACAATTTCTTGGCAAGAGCTGGCCACATGGGTGCACTGTTTCAGGGAAAATTAGATGCATCGCTATTAAGTTAAGGTAAAAGGGAACACAGGTACACTCAAATGCATTTTCTAAGCTTCCTGCCTGAAGATAGGTGAAGTCTCATCTTATACTTAGACAGATTTGCCCTGGGTTTTGAACCCAGTCTGGGATATATACCATGGGCAGGAGTTGGAGCATGCAACTTTTCCAATCCCACATTCCATCCCTCCAAAGACCTGTCAGGGCCACCCCTGGTACCTatgctccctcccacccctaaGAGCTGGCCAGGCCCACTACTTACAGCCAAAGACATAAGTGTGGGGTGCCAGGAGAACAGACCTGCAATGAAAAGGAGGTTTTGTGAGGCCGAGGCAAGAACCCAGCCACACCAATCCCTACAGGGTGAGGAAAATGAGCCACGCATCATCCAAGGAAGTGCTGCCAAAATGCTAGCCCCCTCTTACTGCAACAAGCTCACCCCCTACTTATCCTTGCTCCCTGGTCCCTCCCTAGAGCAGAGGCCATCCTTTGCCATTCTGGCAGTCCTCCCTCCTTGTAGCACTTCACAAAAGGTAGCCAAGTGGAGCACCAAGACCAGAGAAGCCAGGTACCTTGGCCAAACTGGTAGAGCCCCCAACACTCAACACTCACCTCTTCCCCACTTATCCCTCCAGCATAGGATGTCGCCCAACCAGCCAAGCCTTTCCCAGGTGTCAGGCCCAAGGCTTCCTATTGCTCCTGCTCCCCAAGAGAAGGAGCACTTTCCTTTCCAGAAGTCAACTATGAATTCTACTTACTGGAGCCAGGCCTGGCAAGCACAGCCACAAAGATGGTAAAACCCAGGGCCACAAGGTGGGCAGCAGCCCCAGAGGCAGTGCGCAGAGCTCTGTAGATGTGCGACTCCGTCTCCACAGAAAGAGCCATGGTCAACCAGGCCAGTGACTGTAGCCTGAAAGCATAGTAGAATGAGCAAGGGTCTGAGGTGCCTGCTGTCCACTCCTCACTGGAGCAAGGGTTGCAGGGCAGGAATGCCACGCTCTTCCAAGAAGTAAGGTAGGAAGGGACAGTACCAACACGGGTACCAGGAATAGTCGAGGACTGGCAGCGTGTCAGCGTGTACCCGCATCTGAACTTGGCTGGCACTGATCACTGGCCCACCTTCCAGGTAGGATGCGCAAGGCCATGTAATAGACTACAAATCCCAGCGTGCATCGTGCCGTCGCCGCGCGGAAGCGGCAGCTAGAAGAGCGTGAAGCACTACGGCCTTTGTAGTTCCCATCTGCGTATCATAGTACAGCCTGAATCCCTTCGCGCACTAGTCTCCCCACGTGCTGCTGGCATGCTGCCCCTACACGCTAGGGACTCGCCTGCCTCACCCGCAGCGCTGACCCGACGCGGTGGCTTCTTCCCGAGAAAGCGGGGTACCCGGGGCCCTGCCGTGCGAGCCGCCGCTCCGTCGCGGAGCCGCTTCACTTCCGGGTGCGACGTCTACCCAGACGGGACTTCCTGAGACGAGCGCCCCCACGCCCAGCCACACCGCTCAGTCGAGCTGCGCAGGCGCCGTTAAGCACACAGCTTAACGGGTGTGAGTGCGCAGGCGTACGTGATCTGGAGCTCCAGGCCTGCGGGCTGATTCCGACGGGTGTTCACAGGGGTCCGGGCGCCAGGGGCTGCAGACCTGGGCCCTGCCAGCACCATGGGCAGCGGTTGCCGCATCGAATGCATATTCTTCAGCGAGTTCCATCCCACGCTGGGACCCAAAATCACCTATCAGGTGCCATTCGGGCTCTCAGGgccgggggcagggaggggaagggggcggTGGAAGAGGAACGCTCTCGGGAGCTCAGCAAGCTTCCTGGAAGCGGTGGATTCCCGTGCCCGGTGCTGCACGCAGGCATACCACTTCTTCATTCGCAAAGAATCGTGACCGAGAGGATACTCAGCCCAAGTCCCAGGCTCCCGTGTTGATGGGGCTGACAATCCCATAGGCAGTGATTGTGGGAAGCCGGACTGTGGGGAGGTGCCAGGTCCAAGAGAGGCGGGGGCGCGCAGTCCAATAGTATTCCTGGATGCTTAGGAACTTAGGTGAAGGAGGAGAGAGTGTGCCAGGTAGGGGAAACAGCATATGCAAAAGCCAGGAAGCAGGTGAGAACATGGCAAGTGTTTGGAAACACAAAGGAGGAGTAGGTCTGGGTGGatgggagagaggagaaacagtGGACAAGAGGGCTTAGGCCTTGGGGATCTCCTACTGTACTCTGCTTAGTCCCAGGGTCCACTGAGGGGCCTCTTGCCACTCCCCCACTCCCTCACCCCCAG
Protein-coding regions in this window:
- the CYB561D2 gene encoding transmembrane reductase CYB561D2, encoding MALSVETESHIYRALRTASGAAAHLVALGFTIFVAVLARPGSSLFSWHPTLMSLAFSFLMTEALLVFSPESSLLRSLSRKGRARCHWVLQLLALLCALLGLGLVILHKEQLGKAHLATWHGRAGLIAVLWAGLQCSGGVGLLYPKLLPRWPLAKLKLYHATSGLVGYLLGTASLLLGMCSLWFTATVTGGVWYLAVLCPVITSLVIMNQVSNAYLYRKRIQP